Part of the Clostridium sporogenes genome, AGTAGTCGGCACTAGCTGTATGCAAGCAGCATTCAAAACCAAAAATAATGCCATATCATTACTAGCTTCCTCTTCTCTTACATTTAATCTTTTAAGTTCCTTCATAGCTTTTATTCCAAAAGGAGTTGCAGCATTAGAAAGTCCCATCATATTAGCTGTTAAATTCATTGTTATAGCACCTAAGGCTTTATTGTCATTCTTACTATCTTTAAATATAAGCTTTAAAATAGGTTTTATAAATTTAGCTATTTTATCTGTTAACCCACTTTCTTCTGCTATTTTCATAATTCCGCACCATAGGCTCATAACCCCTACCAATCCTATAACTAACTTTACAGTTGAATTTGTAGATTCTATTATAGATTTTGATAGTTGTTCTCCGTTACCTGAAAACACTCCAAAAATTATTCCTACTAAAAATATAATTCCCCATATAATATTTACCATAATACCTCCTTTTAAAAACAAAAATATATTTAATATATATGATATATTTGTTTAAATAATAATTGTTTTGTTATATCATTAAATTATTATATTAACAAAAATAGTTTAGGAGGCTTTTCATGACTTTAAGAGAAATTATGAAATATATAGAAAGCGAATTTTCTATTATAAATAAAACCCCTTGTGATATATGTGGTGGCAACTATTTAACCAAGGATTTATCTATTAACTTACTAGATTCTATTCCTTATGATATTTGTGATTGTATTTGTTCTAATTGTGGTCACGAAAAAATTTTTAAATTTTATGCTCCATTTATAGATGAATCTAAAAAAGAAAATTATTCAAAAATAATAAATTAAATATTTATAAAAAGATTATTATCAGAAAATTATATTACCTGGGAAATATAAACTGTTATATTATTTTACTGATAATTATCCATAGCCAAGAAATTTTTTAACAGAAAATTTTTTCAATTAATTTGAAATTAAACAATACAAATAAAAGCTATGAAAT contains:
- a CDS encoding nucleoside recognition domain-containing protein produces the protein MVNIIWGIIFLVGIIFGVFSGNGEQLSKSIIESTNSTVKLVIGLVGVMSLWCGIMKIAEESGLTDKIAKFIKPILKLIFKDSKNDNKALGAITMNLTANMMGLSNAATPFGIKAMKELKRLNVREEEASNDMALFLVLNAACIQLVPTTVISIRAAMGSKNPGEIIIPAIIVTSTAAFCGVIFCKVLEKYF